The following proteins are co-located in the Betta splendens chromosome 9, fBetSpl5.4, whole genome shotgun sequence genome:
- the si:ch211-113d22.2 gene encoding uncharacterized protein si:ch211-113d22.2 isoform X1, protein MKTALALLLFISLAWHSALSCSVCEGHSLKCNTCMASNEDDCNRQGTTSCPQFADACSTITGPNTVIKSCTYKAFCDKAHGGSSGAKMECCFGDACNGPRRSHSHGDKHRNGGAALTSSLVLLVLSLTLGQL, encoded by the exons tcTCTGGCCTGGCACA GcgctctctcctgctctgtctgtgaagGCCACTCTCTGAAATGCAACACGTGCATGGCGTCAAATGAGGACGACTGCAACCGTCAGGGAACCACGTCCTGCCCTCAGTTCGCAGACGCCTGCTCCACCATCACGGGGCCCA acacCGTCATAAAGTCCTGCACCTACAAGGCCTTCTGCGACAAGGCCCACGGCGGCAGCTCCGGCGCCAAGATGGAGTGCTGCTTCGGCGACGCCTGCAACGGGCCCCGCAGGAGCCACAGCCACGGCGACAAGCACCGCAACGGCGGCGCCGCCCTGACCTCCAGCCTCGTCCTGCTGGTCCTGAGCCTGACCCTGGGTCAGCTGTga
- the si:ch211-113d22.2 gene encoding uncharacterized protein si:ch211-113d22.2 isoform X2 produces the protein MKTALALLLFISLAWHSHSLKCNTCMASNEDDCNRQGTTSCPQFADACSTITGPNTVIKSCTYKAFCDKAHGGSSGAKMECCFGDACNGPRRSHSHGDKHRNGGAALTSSLVLLVLSLTLGQL, from the exons tcTCTGGCCTGGCACA GCCACTCTCTGAAATGCAACACGTGCATGGCGTCAAATGAGGACGACTGCAACCGTCAGGGAACCACGTCCTGCCCTCAGTTCGCAGACGCCTGCTCCACCATCACGGGGCCCA acacCGTCATAAAGTCCTGCACCTACAAGGCCTTCTGCGACAAGGCCCACGGCGGCAGCTCCGGCGCCAAGATGGAGTGCTGCTTCGGCGACGCCTGCAACGGGCCCCGCAGGAGCCACAGCCACGGCGACAAGCACCGCAACGGCGGCGCCGCCCTGACCTCCAGCCTCGTCCTGCTGGTCCTGAGCCTGACCCTGGGTCAGCTGTga